DNA sequence from the Rhodothermales bacterium genome:
ACTATGTGCTTGTCTTCATCGGCGAGCCCGTTAGCAACGAGCGACCACTTGCGATTGTTGACGTCAGCGGATCCGCCACCGCGAAGTCTTCTGCAGATCAACACATCGCCGTGGTCAATGCTGTTCAGGACGGGCCTGCGCTTGATTTTCAGGTCGGATCCGGCATGGTCGTGAACGCGGTTGAATATGGTCAACACGGGACGGGGGTCGTGTCGAGCGGCGAGCACGTTGTTCATGTCCGGCGCGATGCGGACGGTCATCTGATCGACTCGTTTCGTCTCGCGGTCGGCGATGCTCCCGGTTCCGTCCTGCCCATCGTCGCAACCGGCTACCTGGATCCGCCGGCCGGCGTCACGGATCGATCGGTCTCGCTGATGGCTGCCGACCGCACCGGTGGCGTCGCGATTCCGGCGGTCGTCACGGGAATCGACGACGACGCCGCAGGCCCGACGTTCAGGGTCACGTCGGTATACCCGAACCCCTTTCGATCACGGGCTCATATCGTTGTAGAGTTGGAGGAGATATCCGTCGTCGAGGTAAAGGTCTTTGATGTGCTCGGTCGGATTGTGGATCGGATCGGTCCGACCCGTTTTCTTCCGGGAGCCAACAGGCGTATCGAGTTGAGGTCCG
Encoded proteins:
- a CDS encoding T9SS type A sorting domain-containing protein codes for the protein YVLVFIGEPVSNERPLAIVDVSGSATAKSSADQHIAVVNAVQDGPALDFQVGSGMVVNAVEYGQHGTGVVSSGEHVVHVRRDADGHLIDSFRLAVGDAPGSVLPIVATGYLDPPAGVTDRSVSLMAADRTGGVAIPAVVTGIDDDAAGPTFRVTSVYPNPFRSRAHIVVELEEISVVEVKVFDVLGRIVDRIGPTRFLPGANRRIELRSANLPSGLYFLRVATTARGKTAATMETIVLAR